TTCAAAAATCAGGTCTCTTTCCTGAAAAAACCTCCAATGACAGAAAAAGAAGTCCTGGCAAGTTTAAAAGCAGCGGGGTTGGAATAAACTGTAAAACAGATAGCTGCACTAATTTAAGTTGTTTAACTCGCTTGCTACAAACCCCCAAAACCCTATCCCGATAATTTTTCAACATACTTTTCCAGCATAGATAATTTCTCCCCGGGCAGATTCATAATATTGTTGAACAGATTTTCAAAATCATCTGCAATTTGAGGAATTACAACAAAATCAGTGTCGCAGGATTTCATTTTTGCCATATGGTTAAAAAGTCCTGCATTGTTATTGTAAACCAGACAATCAACCTGAACGTTTGAACCTACGCGTCTGAGAAATGACTTGTAAATCAAATCATTAACAGAACCCTGATTATTAAACAACAAGAGTATCTTATGCTTTTCAAGTCTAAGATTTTCGGCTACAAAAAAACCTTTATAAGGTGCTGATTGAACAATTCCCCTTTTCTTTAAATTTTCCAGCGCTTTCTCTATCGTCGCTCTCGAAACCTGGTAGTGAGCACTCAGCTGGTTAATGGAAGGAAGTCTGTCGCCTTGCTTCAAAATATTTTCTTTTACTGCACTGGATACCACATTGACCAGCTGCTGATAGGTTGGCGTTGGCGAGGTCTTTTCGATGGAAAACACATCCATAAACCAGGTATTGATATTTTTATTGGTTTGGCTCATGTGGAATAAGTTTAAATCAGGTGATTCTGGTTTTCTTTTTTTACGCTATTCCATTCCGCGTTTCGATTTGAAATTTTTAAAATCCTGTTTTCAAGAGATCTTACCGTGGCAGGATGCCATTTTCCTCCAGTAATAGTGGCAATGCCAAGTTCAGTAAGTTTCTCTGCAATTTCGAGAAGTGTGATTGGTCCCGTCTTCCTCAATTCTTGCAAAACAGGTGCCAGTTTCATAGCAAAATTATCGGCTGGAATACTCCTTTTTGAACTTTTAGCCCGAAAATATACAACGCTTTTTTCCTGAGGGAAATCCGGGACAATTTCTGCTTCTTCATGATTTTCTCCATCTTCAAGACCGGCTTTATACATTTCACTTAAAGTCTTGAAAAACATATAATGAATTTAATCTGCTCCGACATCTTGGCCTCAAATTTCATTTCCAGTATTTCCGCAATTGCCTCCCTCCTGGTTTTCTGATTAATCAGCTTTTTTAAAGTATCACCGCAAAGCGTAAGAAAGACCGAATCCATATTTCACTATCATTCAAATTTCAAAATAAGTGTTGATGTCAAATCCGGATAAAAAGATGGATTTACGTCAACTACATATGTAAAAGGACAAAAAAAACTTCAAACCAGAACTATGTACCAGATAGAAACCAGAAGATCATAGACAGACTCTTGAAATTTCCGGTCAAACCTTTTTTTTAATCCGGATTATCATTAAAAAATATCCATTTTCGCAGCTAAAATTTAGTATTGCGTCCACGAATACTATCTTTATATCGGTTCTTATTGACGTTTTATCCTAATTGCCGTAACCTTGCAGCTTAACCTACGGCTATGTACTCAGGAAAATCAAAAAATGGTTTGACCATTTTTGTGCACGTAATGGTTTGGATCCTGCTTGGGTTCATTCTACTTTTTTTTCCACCGCTCACCTGGGACATTAAAGTCCCCAATTCTTTCTGGATCAAGCAGACGTTGAATATTCTTATTTTGGCATGTGTGTTTTATTTTAATGCACTTTACATGGCTCCAAAATTTCTTTTTCTGGAAAAACGGACCGTATTCATCACCTGGTTTATTGCCATTTGGATTTTCGTGTTACTGATTGCAAGAATCATTGAAATCAATCTTCATGTCATGGAAGAAATGGCAGCTTTATCTCACGATAAAAAGTTAAAAAGTACTTTTTTCCCTGACTTATATCTTTCCATTGTTACGCTTTTAGTGTTGGTCATCAGCACAGCCATCGCCGGTGCCCAGAGGTGGCAAGCCAATGAGAAAAAGCACGAGATGATTGAAAAACGGCAGATTGCATCAGAACTTGCCTTATTAAAAGCCCAGATCAATCCTCATTTTTTCTTCAATACACTTAATAATATTTATTCGCTGACGTATTCGGACATTCCATTGTCCAGAGAAGCTATTTTAAAACTTTCCCGGATGATGCGCTACGTGTTGTATAATACCTTACAGGATAAGGCGATGCTGAGCCAGGAAATTTCCTTTATCAATGACTATATTGAACTCATGAAATTACGTCTGCATGCACAAACAACGCTGGACTTTAATCCTCCTGTCTCGGATCATGATTATTCACTTGCGCCGATGCTGCTGCTTCCTTTTATTGAAAATGCGTTCAAACATGGAACGAGTTCACTTGAAAAAACCCGGATTTCCATTGACCTTGGCGTGGATAAAGGCAGTTTATCGCTCAGAGTATTTAACCATATTCAGAATGAAAATGTATCTGAGGATTTATCAAGTGGTGGAATTGGTTTGGTCAATACAAAACGAAGACTTGATTTACTCTATCCCGATCGCTATAAACTAGACATTGAAGAGAACATAGAAAAAGGTACTTATCAGGTTGATTTACAGATTGATTTGTGGTTAATAAACGCATAAAATTCTTCATGTCAGAACAGAGTATCATTTTAAATTGCATTACCGTCGACGACGAGCCACTTGCGCTCAGTCTGATAAATACCTTCGTGAAGCAAACGCCATTCTTAAATCTAATGGGCAGTTATGCCAATGGAATTGAAGCATTGCAAGCCATTCATAACCAATCGGTTGATCTTATTATTCTGGACATACAAATGCCACATTTAAATGGTATGGAACTTGCCCGAGTTTTAAACCAAAACGGCAGTCCTTCTGCTGCAAGAATTATTTTCACCACCGCTTTCGATCAATTTGCACTGGATGCTTTCAAGGTAAATGCGCTGGATTATTTATTGAAACCGTTTGGATATGAAGCGTTTTTAAATGCGGCGTT
The nucleotide sequence above comes from Dyadobacter subterraneus. Encoded proteins:
- a CDS encoding GntR family transcriptional regulator yields the protein MSQTNKNINTWFMDVFSIEKTSPTPTYQQLVNVVSSAVKENILKQGDRLPSINQLSAHYQVSRATIEKALENLKKRGIVQSAPYKGFFVAENLRLEKHKILLLFNNQGSVNDLIYKSFLRRVGSNVQVDCLVYNNNAGLFNHMAKMKSCDTDFVVIPQIADDFENLFNNIMNLPGEKLSMLEKYVEKLSG
- a CDS encoding sensor histidine kinase — its product is MYSGKSKNGLTIFVHVMVWILLGFILLFFPPLTWDIKVPNSFWIKQTLNILILACVFYFNALYMAPKFLFLEKRTVFITWFIAIWIFVLLIARIIEINLHVMEEMAALSHDKKLKSTFFPDLYLSIVTLLVLVISTAIAGAQRWQANEKKHEMIEKRQIASELALLKAQINPHFFFNTLNNIYSLTYSDIPLSREAILKLSRMMRYVLYNTLQDKAMLSQEISFINDYIELMKLRLHAQTTLDFNPPVSDHDYSLAPMLLLPFIENAFKHGTSSLEKTRISIDLGVDKGSLSLRVFNHIQNENVSEDLSSGGIGLVNTKRRLDLLYPDRYKLDIEENIEKGTYQVDLQIDLWLINA